In Maridesulfovibrio sp., the genomic stretch TGCGGTCGCGAACTACAGCTACGCCCTTTACGGTTTCGCCGGGGCGGTAGAGGTCGCGTTCCCCATAAGTGAACGCGGTTAAACCCTTGGGGGATAAACGCTGCCCTGCGATGTCCAGACCTGAGCGGTCGGTGTTGAAACGGTCGATGAGCATGAAGCTCATGTCATTTTTACGGCTGACTATTGCCATGTATGGGTGACCGAGGTCCTCGCGCATATCTTTATTTTTTAAGATCAGCATTCCCCGCGAGTTGGTTGTCCCGGAAGCCATAACCTGATTACGGTTGCTGATCAGCTGAACTTTGGCATCTACCACAGGCTTGAGGTCGGAAAGGGATGATATCCAGAACATGGTTTCCTCGTCGCCAAGCTTAGCAACCATGCCGAGGTCGGTGATCATTACCCAGCGTTGCACGCCTTGGCTTTGACCCGGAATTGTAGCTGCAATGCGGTAAAGTCCTTTGCCACCTTCGGCTATAAAGCTTTTCAGGGAAAGCGGAGTAGTCTTCTGTTTATTTTTGGGGCCGGAAGTCTTGATACTGCCTGAGAAAATGCGGTTACCCAGTGCTGCGGAAACTCCGCCGCCGTATGTTTCTGGATCAAAGGCCATGTATCCGTAATGGGTGAAAAGCGAAAACAGGTTGTTGGGAAAGACTCTGTCCACAGTTACGTTTACTTCACGTGTGTTGACGGTCTTGATGCCGAGAGTCTGATACCCCGATTCAGACAGGAACATGCCTGCAGAAGAAAAATCAGCGCTGGGCTTGATGTCCGGGATAGCAACGTTTTCTGTGACAGTTTCTTCAAGTATGGCGCCGTCAGCAGCGGTAAGTCCTTTTTGGAGGTTGATGGTGTATTTTGTGCCCGGCTTGAATGGACCGGAAAGGATTAACTTGTTCCCGGATGCGGCAGCGGAAATATTTACAGCGGGTTTGATTTTCAGCATCTCAAGACCCTGCGACGGTATGACCGGACTGGAGAAGCCCAGCTCGACCCTTGCTCCGGAGAAGGAGCTTGCCGCTTTGTAACCTGAATATTTCAGTACGGGATTGAAAACAACTTCGATTTTCTTTTCATAATCCTTGCCTAATACCATCGCTCCGCGTCCATCGGGCAGGTTTTTGTCTATTTTGAAGGTATATGTTTTAGGTGTGGTGTCCTTTTCAATAGGGGTGCTGACGAAGCGCTGGTAGTTGTCATCATAACTGGTTGTGACGCTCAAGGGGATGTCTTGTCCATCCGGTCCGCTGAGAGAAATGTTTTTCAAAGTATTCTCAGGTGTGACATAATTGCTGAAGTTTATGTGTCCTTCAATGCGTATTTTGCGCCCCTGACCTGCGACAGGTTCGGTTCGCAGGTTAATCTCACTGACTCCAAAGCTTCCGGTCTGAACGTGGAAAGTGGATTCTCCGCTAAGGGTCTGGCCGTTAAGCAGGAAATTATCAGGCTTAAGATTTACGGTGAAGCGGGTGTCTGCCTGAAAGGCCGGATCGGCCGTGAAGCGCAGAGCATAAGGGTTGATCCAGCTCCATTCTCCTTTTACTTCCGGGGTGATGGTCGCAGGAGCTTTTTTCAGGGCAAGTGAGGACTCTTCAGGGCCGATAGGCATATCAAAGGCCAGCAGAAGCTGAGAGTATCCCTGACTGTCGAGGCTTACATCTGTTACTTTAACACCTTCTCCGGAACTAATTCTTGCGGACACCGAGTCGTACTTGTTTTTAAGCAGACCGGCTGCCTGAATGATGCAGAGCATGAGCAGCAGGGCGATAATAATATTCTTCTTGTCTTTGAACGGGGTAGGTCCTCTGTCCATGTTGGAAACCTCTTATATAAACTATTAAAAATTACATTCTGTTAACAGACAGGATTATGACATCTTTTTGCTGCACAGTCATCGTTCAAAATCTGCTGTCCCCCGTCAATAACATGTTTTTTATCGTTTTGTCTGGGTATTGCCTGTTTTATGGCTTGTGCTATAGTTGCGTCACTAATTCTGTCACTAAACAGATGTTAAGATATGCCAAAAGGAGAACTGATGGAAAATCACAATATTGCGATAATAGGTTTGGGTAGGATTGGTACGGCTTTTTTGCAGAAAGCTCTTTCTGACGATTGTGTGATGAAGGTTAAAGCTGTTTGTGAAATGTTTGATACTCCGGGGCGTAAGTTCGCAGAAGAAAAAGGGATTCCTGTTCTTGATTTAACTGGAATAGTTGAGCTGGGGTTAGGTGTTGAGATTATCTTTGATCTTACAGGAGATCAAAATGTAACCCGTGTTTTACGGGAAAAATTGAGCAAATGTGGTAATACCTACACGGATGTAGCTTCCCAGCGCCTTACCCGGTTGGTCTGGACACTGATTGCCGGCGATGAATATCTCCCCGATCTTGGCAAAAGCAAAAGTCAGGTCTATGCCGATATGATGCTGGAGGGTAATAGTTAATATTCCGGTTTTATGTCAATATCGGTAATGATATGGTGAACCTGCTCCCTTCTCCGGGGGTGGAGTCTACCGTTATTGTCCCACCATGGTTATGGGTCACGATGAAATTGGATACTGAAAGACCCAAGCCGGTTCCAATGTCTATGTTTTTGGTAGAATAAAACGGCTCGAAAATTCTTTTAAGGCTTGTTTCATCAATTCCCGGACCGTTATCTTCAATTTCTATACGTACGAAATTCTCATCAGACGATGTTCTAATGGTTATCGTAGGTATTTTGTGGGCGTTTTTTTCTTCTGCAATGGCCTGTGCAGCGTTTTTGATGAGATTAAGTATTACCTGGCAGATCTCCATTTCGGTGAAATTGAATATTGGTGATGAATTGAAATCCCGGACAATATTTATTTTTTTGAAGTCATACTTTTTCCTGAAGTCATAATCGTTTCCAGCCAGCGAGATGGCGGTTTCAATTACCGGCTCAATGGTCCCCGAAGATTTGGCTAAGTTGCTTTTACGGCTGAAGTCGAGCATTGATTTTACAATTGACGCTGCCCGGGTTCCGGCATCCTGAATACTGTGCAGGTATTCTGTTATTCCGCGTTTATCCATGTAGTTACGCAGATTGTTGAGGTCTATGCCGCATTTTTCAGCAACCGGAAGGTTGTTCTTAAGTGTTGGAGATGTACGCCGGATGATGTTCTGGGTAACTTGCATTATGACGCCAAGCGGATTGTTGATTTCATGGGCCATGCCAGCGGCAAGCCCTCCCACGGACATCATTTTTTCGGTTTGGACCATTGTTTTTTGCATCCGGCGTCTTTCGGTCACATCCCGCATTACGATAATCAGTTTTTTCTTTCCGCCAATGGAAGCGACTCTTGCCAGATTATCAGTCCAGAATGGTTCTCCAGTACTTTTTTTTACCATCCATTCGAAGTGAACGGATTTGCCGGAAAGGGCTTTTGTGAACAATTCAGCTACGTATTTATTATCATATGGAGGACTGTTAAAGCTGATGGCTTCGGGACTCATGCCTATTGCCTCGTTACGGTCCATATCAAAGAAATCAAGAAAGGCCTGATTTACATCAGTGAATGTGCGTTTTTGCAAATCCATTACACCGATTGCATCTTTGGTGGAGTTGAAAATTTCCCGGTAAGTTATTTCAGATTTGAGTAATTCTCTTTTGGCTGATTCCCTGCTGTCGATCATGTTATTGGCCAGTTCTGCCAAGATATCAAATTCGCTGAAACTGATTTTTGAGCGATCTATTTTTAAGCTTTCTGCGTTTCCTTTGCGGAAAAAGTTTTCAAAGTAATTAAAATTGTTGGTGAGTATTCGCTTGAATCTTCCTGAAATATAAATGCTGGACAAAGAAATAAGGACAACAATAATTGTTACTCCGCCGGTATTAAGCATCAGTGCTTCGAACAATTCTTTTTTTCTTTCGGCAAGTTTCAGCTCCAGTTTTCCTATATCTATGCCGCAGGCCACAAACCATCCCCATTGGGGAATAGCGGAACTGTAGCTCATTTTTTTGTAGGACCGCATGTTTTGGCTGTACGACGGTGTTTTATATGTTACGAAGCCTCCGCCGTTTTTGGCTGCCCGGATCAGGTCAGTAGTAATGAATACACCCCCTGAGGTGTTGGTATTAAGTGTGTTTACGCCTTGCACTTTGCCTAGCAGAGGCTCTCCATTGAGAGTTCCTATGGTTATTTTGTCGTCCTGCTGGTAATCCTGCGCCAGTCGAAGCAGAATTTCTTTCTTTGTTCTATTAACAATTGTGGACTTGTATACTCCCGTACCGATTATCCAGTTCAGGGGTTCAAGAAGCTTAATGTACGAGATCTTTTGCAGCAGGGTGCTTTTACCGCCTGTACGCGGCCATGTGTATTCAATGTACCCCTCTTTTTGGTTCTTTATGAGTCTGATCATATCCCGAATCAGGAATTTGTTGTCCTTTGTTTTGAGATTCAGAACATTTGTTTGTTCAAGAGACGGCCTACCCGGGTTTAAAATAGCCTTGCCATCCATTGAGACAATGAAAATATATGAATCAGAGAAATCGAAGACCAATGATTTCAGGGTTTCCTTGATCAGATCCTGTGCCTCAGCTGGAGACATGGTTGTTTTATATTTTTTATAAATGTAATTCGCCAGATTGTGGGCCTCGGTCACCGCAAATTTAATATTTTTAATGCTGTTGCGCTGATTGTTGTTCTGGGTGAATTCGATAGAGTGTTTTATGCGTGTGACTTCTTTGATCAGCTGATCTTCCACCCCGCCAAAGATGATGGTCTCTGCTTCGGCGTTTTTCTTTTGGAAATCTGAAACCATGAAGTAAACAGTCAGACCTCCGAAAATAAAAATAGTTGAGAAGCATAGGGCAAGAGTGTTCCGTGATAAGGTAGAGACAATACTTTTCATATGGATACCGTTGTCTTTTAATCTTATGGAAGTAATAAAGAGTGCAAACGTCACTTTGGATTATACCATTCCTGAAGTATGGTAACAAGGTGGTATTGTCTTTAGGTGGTAAAATAGGCTCGTTTTCGGAAGGCAATAAAAAAAGGGTTACGATCATTTGATCGTAACCCTTTGACTTATCGAAGTGGCGCGCCTGAGAGGATTCGAACCTCTGACCTACGGATTCGTAGTCCGGCACTCTATCCAGCTGAGCTACAGGCGCGCGTCGAGAAGAAGTGTTTATGTGTATTTGCCGGAACCGTCAAGCATAAATTTAAAAAAAATAAAAAAAAGTTGTTATGAGTCAATTTTATAAAAATGGAATTCAAAATCTTAGAGCATCCCCGTGGGTGAGTTTTTCTTGATAATGAATTTTGAATTTTTGTGTTTTGTACCGGGATAGAAAAAATAGGTTCTGAAACGAAAAAAGGATCACGATCTTATGATCGTAACCCTTTGTATTTACTTAGTGGCGCGCCTGAGAGGATTCGAACCTCTGACCTACGGATTCGTAGTCCGGCACTCTATCCAGCTGAGCTACAGGCGCGCGTTGAAGAGGGTTCTATGGAGAAACGCTCTTAAGGTCAAGGGTTATTTTAAAACAAATTGTTTTTTTTGTGAAATAAATTTGGTTCAAGTATGGTTGTGTCAACTTAAGTAACTGTTAATATTGATCATTAATGTGTAATGATCTTTGGAAAGTTCTTTGTGGTCACAATGGACATATCCGGGAGAATCCACATTGCCGAGCAGTCAGGGAAATGTTCCTCCATGAATTTATTCCCTTTTTCCGGACCCATGATAAAAACTGTAGTGGCTAGAGCGTCTGCTGTCTCGGCATCAGGAGCTACAGTGGTGGTAGCAATGCTTTCAGATGATGATTGAAGCAGGGCAGGGTCGAAAATATGGTGCTTCCTTGTTTTATCCTCTTTGGATATCGGGATGATGAACTGATAATAATCACCTGAACCGCAAACAGCCTTATCTTTAACCATGATGTGACCTATTATTCCGTCGCCGCGGGGATTGCGGATTCCGATAGACCAGTCTCTGTCGCCGAAGACCATAAAATCTCCACCGGCTTCAACCATGCCCGTGCGGATGCCGGAAGATTTAAGGTAATCTGCGGCGGCATCGATGATGGTTCCTTTGGCAAGTCCGCCGAGGTCTATAGCCATTCCTTTTTTAGGGAGAAATACTTTAGTCTGTTCAGGATCAATTTTAAGAAGACGGTAGTTAATCAATTCTTTATGCCCGGCAAATCGGCTCTTATCCAGTGCGTAGTAAAACGGTGTAGTCGTGATGGCGCCGATGGTAATATCAAAGCTGCCACCTGATTTCGCACTGATATCAAGACCGCGTTTGATAGTCTGCAGCGTCTTGTTTGAGACGTGCACCCATTTTTTGCCAGCCTCATGGTTGACCTGCCCTATAGAACCGAGCTTGTTGCGATGGTCGAGGTCCTTTTGCAGTCGGTGCATTATGGATACTGCTTCTTTGGCGATTTTTTCTGTGCGGGAATCTGTCTCCGGGATAGTCAGGTTGACTACCGTACCCATGGCTACATCACTGTAGCGGAAAAAATCCTTGTGCGTATTCTGCTGGAGGTTCTGGGGGATGAGCATGAGCAGGCCGATAAATGTGAGCGCTGATATGGTCAGAGCACTCTTTTTGAATCCTCTTCCACTAACCCCTTCATATATAAGATGCACGGCAGCCATTGCTCCGGCAATGGCGGTCAGCTTGAATGGAGTGCCTACATGACCGCTGCTGCTGACCATGAAACCGCAAAAAAGAGGCCCGGTAATGAAGCCGAGGTTGGCGGCCATATTGGCGTATCCCAGGTTCTTACCCTTGGCAGAGCCCAGTTCAGAACAGACAGCCATGGAAGCCGGCATGGACACGGCTGCACCTATCCCGGAGAGTATTCCGCCGCATAGAAAACCGGAGGCTGTTGAGCATCCACCCAATATGTATAGAGCGAGTGCACTGGTGAGCATCCCGGCAGATGTGGTCAGACGCCGATCGAATCCGGCCAGAAGTTTCCCGAAAATAGGGAGCAGAAGCACAGTTGTCAGGCTGGGCATACAGAAGAATATCGCAGTGCTGCCCGGGCTTAGTTGCAGGGAGGAAGTCAGCAGAACCGGATAAAATGCAATCAAGCTTCCTATACCCATTCCCCGTCCGAAAAGGGCGGTCATTATACTTATGTAATGGCTTGTACCTGTTGAATTGTGGGCTTCGTCTTTTTTTTCCGTAGTGCGGGTGGGCATATGCCGGGTGCTGAACGTGAAGATGATGAAGGCCAGTCCCATGAAAGCGGACATTGTTCCCAGTACGGGCAGGTAGTCCTTATCTATATATAATAGTCCACCCAGCAGCGGGCCAAGTAGAAACGATGAATTCATCACTGCTGAAAGTATGGCAAAGCGGGAGGACAACTTGTCGCTTTCCATACCGGCCCCTATTGCCGCCATGCTGACAGTCCGTATTGTCCCGGCGCAAAGTCCGAGGATAAATTGAATTGCGTAGAGAGTCTCGATGGTTGGAAACAGCACGTAGAGCAGTGGAAGTAGTATTGCTGCACCACAGGCATACAGTAGGGGTTTCGCGCTTCCGTGCCGGTCAGCAAAACTCCCGGAGAGCGGTGCGATTAGCAGTTTGGCGAGGAAATATCCGGCGAAACCGGTTCCAAGCCACATGCCGCCGGCTTTTTCGTCAAGGTTCATCAGCGGCAGGGTGAATGTAAAAACCCCGGTCCCCATGGAAGCGGCAAATACCGCCACCATAAGCATGGGCATATTGAATTTGGTCAGGATTTGGCTAAGCTTCGGGTTATAAATAGGCATGCTTCTTTGAAGAGATTGTCAATCTGGAAAGGTGTTAAAAATTGAGTGCGGACTGCTCCGATTATGTGCCCGTAAACAAGATAAGATGTTTGCGGCAAGGGCACATCAAGGACTGAGCCGTCCTCTATCCCCTGTTTGATGTATTCATCAATGCGGTCAATCAGTCTTTTAAATTTAGCTGCGATGTGGGTGCGGTCAAGGTGGGGATATTCGTCGCTGAAGGGTGAGCTGCGCAGTAGGGTCGGGAATGTGGTCCGGTGACTTTCAGTGAAATCAAAATATGCCTGTACGAAAATTCCAAGAGCCTCAAGTCCATTCCCACCCTTGTTTGCCTTATCTGTAAGCACTCCCAGCATTTGGTCGATTAGTTCTCCGCCTGCCTCAAGAAAGAGATTGTCCTTGTTTCCGTAGTAGTGCGATACCAGTCCAGAAGCTACTCCCGCATGGTCGGCAACCATTTTTAGTGTTGTATCAGTGTAGCCATGTTCTCCGAATTGTTCTTGTGCGGCCAGCAGGATTCTTTCTTTCTTGGTCATAGGATCTCCGTTGTTGGTCTGTCACGTTTTTAATGGAGTCCCCAGATGTGTCAGAGCCGACATTTTCTTGAACTCCCAGCCAATGTAACACAAGTGTGTCTTCGGTTCCGCCTTAATTATGAAATAATATTTTGTGGAAGTTGGGTTCTGACTTCCATATTTTCCATTAGTACTCAATAGAAAAATTAACAAGGTTCAATATTAATAACTTCGCTATTGTTTTTGCCATTTTTTTTAAGTGTTATTTGCTTTGCCGGTAGGTCTGAATGCAATCTTTCAGGATAAGATTA encodes the following:
- a CDS encoding cache domain-containing protein, with product MKSIVSTLSRNTLALCFSTIFIFGGLTVYFMVSDFQKKNAEAETIIFGGVEDQLIKEVTRIKHSIEFTQNNNQRNSIKNIKFAVTEAHNLANYIYKKYKTTMSPAEAQDLIKETLKSLVFDFSDSYIFIVSMDGKAILNPGRPSLEQTNVLNLKTKDNKFLIRDMIRLIKNQKEGYIEYTWPRTGGKSTLLQKISYIKLLEPLNWIIGTGVYKSTIVNRTKKEILLRLAQDYQQDDKITIGTLNGEPLLGKVQGVNTLNTNTSGGVFITTDLIRAAKNGGGFVTYKTPSYSQNMRSYKKMSYSSAIPQWGWFVACGIDIGKLELKLAERKKELFEALMLNTGGVTIIVVLISLSSIYISGRFKRILTNNFNYFENFFRKGNAESLKIDRSKISFSEFDILAELANNMIDSRESAKRELLKSEITYREIFNSTKDAIGVMDLQKRTFTDVNQAFLDFFDMDRNEAIGMSPEAISFNSPPYDNKYVAELFTKALSGKSVHFEWMVKKSTGEPFWTDNLARVASIGGKKKLIIVMRDVTERRRMQKTMVQTEKMMSVGGLAAGMAHEINNPLGVIMQVTQNIIRRTSPTLKNNLPVAEKCGIDLNNLRNYMDKRGITEYLHSIQDAGTRAASIVKSMLDFSRKSNLAKSSGTIEPVIETAISLAGNDYDFRKKYDFKKINIVRDFNSSPIFNFTEMEICQVILNLIKNAAQAIAEEKNAHKIPTITIRTSSDENFVRIEIEDNGPGIDETSLKRIFEPFYSTKNIDIGTGLGLSVSNFIVTHNHGGTITVDSTPGEGSRFTISLPILT
- a CDS encoding MFS transporter, yielding MPIYNPKLSQILTKFNMPMLMVAVFAASMGTGVFTFTLPLMNLDEKAGGMWLGTGFAGYFLAKLLIAPLSGSFADRHGSAKPLLYACGAAILLPLLYVLFPTIETLYAIQFILGLCAGTIRTVSMAAIGAGMESDKLSSRFAILSAVMNSSFLLGPLLGGLLYIDKDYLPVLGTMSAFMGLAFIIFTFSTRHMPTRTTEKKDEAHNSTGTSHYISIMTALFGRGMGIGSLIAFYPVLLTSSLQLSPGSTAIFFCMPSLTTVLLLPIFGKLLAGFDRRLTTSAGMLTSALALYILGGCSTASGFLCGGILSGIGAAVSMPASMAVCSELGSAKGKNLGYANMAANLGFITGPLFCGFMVSSSGHVGTPFKLTAIAGAMAAVHLIYEGVSGRGFKKSALTISALTFIGLLMLIPQNLQQNTHKDFFRYSDVAMGTVVNLTIPETDSRTEKIAKEAVSIMHRLQKDLDHRNKLGSIGQVNHEAGKKWVHVSNKTLQTIKRGLDISAKSGGSFDITIGAITTTPFYYALDKSRFAGHKELINYRLLKIDPEQTKVFLPKKGMAIDLGGLAKGTIIDAAADYLKSSGIRTGMVEAGGDFMVFGDRDWSIGIRNPRGDGIIGHIMVKDKAVCGSGDYYQFIIPISKEDKTRKHHIFDPALLQSSSESIATTTVAPDAETADALATTVFIMGPEKGNKFMEEHFPDCSAMWILPDMSIVTTKNFPKIITH
- a CDS encoding TetR/AcrR family transcriptional regulator produces the protein MTKKERILLAAQEQFGEHGYTDTTLKMVADHAGVASGLVSHYYGNKDNLFLEAGGELIDQMLGVLTDKANKGGNGLEALGIFVQAYFDFTESHRTTFPTLLRSSPFSDEYPHLDRTHIAAKFKRLIDRIDEYIKQGIEDGSVLDVPLPQTSYLVYGHIIGAVRTQFLTPFQIDNLFKEACLFITRSLAKS